A genomic region of Ewingella sp. CoE-038-23 contains the following coding sequences:
- the ttcA gene encoding tRNA 2-thiocytidine(32) synthetase TtcA: MLDNATANKKEQYNLNKLQKRLRRDVGKAIADFGMIEEGDRIMVCLSGGKDSYTMLDILRNLQQSAPVNFELIAVNLDQKQPGFPAHILPEYLEQQGVEYKIVTEDTYSIVKDKIPEGKTTCSLCSRLRRGILYRTATELGCTKIALGHHRDDILQTLFLNMFYGGKLKGMPPKLMSDDGKHIVIRPLAYCREKDIERFAIAREYPIIPCNLCGSQPNLQRQVIGDMLKDWDKKYPGRIETMFSAMQNVVPSHLNDTSLFDFKGIKHGDAVVDGGDLAFDREDIPMQPVGWQPEEDDNAAPMERLQVLEIKSF, encoded by the coding sequence ATGTTAGATAACGCAACTGCCAACAAGAAAGAACAGTACAACCTCAACAAGCTGCAAAAGCGTCTGCGCCGCGATGTCGGTAAGGCGATTGCGGATTTCGGTATGATTGAGGAAGGCGATCGCATTATGGTTTGCCTGTCCGGCGGCAAGGACAGCTACACCATGCTGGATATTCTGCGCAATTTGCAGCAGAGCGCGCCGGTGAATTTTGAACTGATCGCGGTGAACCTTGACCAGAAACAACCGGGCTTCCCGGCGCACATTCTGCCTGAGTACCTTGAGCAGCAGGGTGTGGAATATAAGATTGTCACCGAAGACACCTACTCCATCGTTAAGGATAAGATCCCAGAGGGCAAAACCACCTGCTCACTCTGCTCGCGTCTGCGTCGCGGAATTTTGTATCGCACCGCCACCGAGCTGGGCTGTACCAAGATTGCCCTTGGCCACCACCGCGATGACATCTTACAGACCCTGTTCCTCAATATGTTCTACGGCGGCAAGCTGAAAGGTATGCCACCAAAACTGATGAGCGACGACGGCAAACACATCGTTATTCGCCCGCTGGCCTACTGCCGCGAAAAAGATATCGAGCGTTTTGCCATTGCGCGCGAATACCCAATCATCCCTTGTAACCTGTGCGGCTCGCAGCCGAACCTGCAACGTCAGGTGATTGGCGATATGTTGAAGGACTGGGACAAGAAATATCCGGGCCGTATCGAAACCATGTTCAGCGCGATGCAAAACGTGGTGCCTTCCCACCTTAACGATACCAGCCTGTTTGATTTTAAAGGCATTAAGCATGGTGACGCCGTGGTGGATGGCGGAGATTTAGCCTTTGACCGTGAAGATATTCCGATGCAGCCGGTTGGCTGGCAGCCGGAAGAAGATGACAATGCTGCGCCGATGGAGCGCCTGCAGGTGCTGGAAATTAAGTCATTCTAA
- the zntB gene encoding zinc transporter ZntB gives MEVIKGKELQVSDAVYAYQLDGKGGVSEINTQCVASDQQPCWLHLDYTLPASEQWINSTPVLPDNVREALAGESIRPKVVRMGEGTLITLRGINLNANSRPDQLVTIRVYLTDKMIVSTRHRKILSMDELINDMQHGTGPTDTGSWLVEMCDAMTDHTSDFIEDLHDKIIDIEDDLMDQQVPERGQMALLRKQLIVLRRYMSPQRDVFARLASERLPWMNDDERRRMQEIADRLGRGLDDLDANIARTAVLADEIGSLMADALNRRTYTMSMLAMVFLPTTFLTGLFGVNLGGIPGNTSPYGFGIFCLSLLILVLGVAWWLKKSKWL, from the coding sequence GTGGAAGTGATTAAGGGTAAAGAACTCCAGGTTTCTGATGCGGTGTACGCCTACCAGCTCGACGGCAAAGGCGGTGTAAGTGAAATCAATACCCAATGTGTCGCCAGTGACCAACAGCCTTGCTGGCTGCATCTGGATTACACGCTCCCGGCCAGCGAACAGTGGATTAACAGCACGCCGGTCCTGCCTGATAACGTGCGTGAAGCGCTGGCGGGGGAAAGCATTCGCCCGAAAGTGGTGCGCATGGGCGAGGGTACGCTGATCACCCTGCGCGGCATCAATCTTAACGCCAATTCCAGACCCGACCAGCTGGTGACTATTCGCGTTTACCTCACTGACAAAATGATTGTCTCCACTCGCCATCGCAAAATTTTGTCCATGGATGAGCTGATTAACGACATGCAGCACGGCACGGGGCCGACCGACACCGGCAGCTGGCTGGTGGAGATGTGCGATGCGATGACCGATCACACCAGTGATTTCATTGAAGATCTGCATGACAAAATTATCGATATCGAAGATGACCTGATGGACCAGCAGGTGCCAGAGCGTGGGCAGATGGCACTCTTGCGTAAACAGCTGATTGTGCTGCGCCGCTACATGTCTCCGCAGCGCGACGTTTTCGCCCGGTTAGCCAGTGAGCGCCTGCCGTGGATGAATGACGACGAGCGCCGCCGCATGCAGGAGATTGCCGACCGACTGGGGCGCGGATTGGACGATTTAGACGCCAACATCGCCCGTACCGCCGTGCTGGCGGATGAAATTGGCTCGCTGATGGCCGACGCGCTGAATCGCCGCACCTACACCATGTCGATGCTGGCGATGGTGTTTCTGCCTACCACTTTCCTCACCGGGCTGTTTGGGGTCAACCTCGGCGGCATCCCGGGTAATACCTCGCCTTACGGCTTCGGTATCTTCTGCCTGTCGCTGCTGATTCTGGTACTTGGCGTGGCCTGGTGGCTGAAGAAGAGTAAGTGGTTATAG
- a CDS encoding LysR family transcriptional regulator produces MMNSSGTDRIDLMRTFVRIVESGNLSAAALQLNTSQPTVSRRLQTLERMLGVTLILRSTHAMKLTDDGERCYEQAKQLLERWAALEDELRVGDAEPVGRLRVRAPHAFGQNQLIEPLTRYLQRYPHVTVDWILNDTRPDFIAEDVDCVIQVGHDNDPATIKVLLAEIPRIVVAAPSLLEKHPVSQLEELAQAPWVALSLFYRNEVVLRHGADGSMHHLNIRPRMATDSLNALRMSALSGLGVAMVSSWIVADDLACGELVHVLPEWEAVALPVYLVYPYSSYYPARLRTFIAMIREVVPKFAEIAIPSGER; encoded by the coding sequence ATGATGAATTCTTCCGGAACAGACCGTATAGACCTGATGCGAACGTTTGTTCGTATCGTCGAGAGTGGAAACTTATCCGCCGCGGCCTTACAGCTTAATACCAGCCAACCCACGGTGAGCCGCCGGTTGCAGACGCTGGAGCGCATGCTCGGGGTGACGTTAATCCTGCGCAGCACCCACGCCATGAAACTCACCGACGATGGCGAACGCTGCTACGAGCAGGCAAAACAGCTGCTTGAGCGCTGGGCGGCGCTGGAGGACGAACTGCGGGTGGGCGATGCCGAGCCGGTGGGCAGGCTGCGGGTGCGCGCGCCCCACGCGTTTGGACAAAACCAGCTGATTGAGCCTCTGACGCGCTATCTGCAACGCTATCCGCACGTCACCGTTGACTGGATCCTGAATGACACCCGACCAGATTTCATCGCCGAGGACGTGGATTGTGTTATTCAGGTCGGGCATGACAATGATCCTGCGACCATCAAAGTGCTGTTGGCGGAAATCCCGCGCATTGTGGTAGCCGCGCCGTCGCTGCTGGAGAAGCATCCGGTGAGCCAGCTCGAGGAGTTGGCTCAGGCACCTTGGGTGGCCTTGAGCCTGTTTTACCGCAATGAAGTGGTGCTGCGCCACGGCGCGGACGGCTCGATGCATCATCTGAATATCCGGCCGAGAATGGCGACAGATAGCCTCAACGCCTTGCGCATGTCGGCGCTCTCGGGGCTGGGCGTGGCGATGGTGTCGTCGTGGATTGTGGCCGACGATTTGGCCTGCGGCGAATTGGTGCATGTCCTGCCGGAATGGGAAGCAGTGGCGCTGCCGGTGTATCTGGTTTATCCCTATTCCAGCTACTATCCCGCCAGGCTGCGCACCTTCATCGCCATGATCCGCGAGGTGGTGCCAAAGTTTGCAGAAATAGCCATCCCCAGCGGTGAGCGTTAG
- a CDS encoding MFS transporter, whose amino-acid sequence MSDTSLIASSPSAKSLPLSAKMIFTLATAGGLSVASIYYSQPMLGLMGNGVGASEASIGMVPMLTQAGYALGILLLLPLGDRYDRRAIILLKSLFLTLALLLCSLVPSIHDLLFASLVTGVAATMTQDIVPATAALAPEAQRGKTVGTVMSGILIGILLSRVVSGFVAEYYGWRVMYQLAAFSIALIGIALWRILPRFTPGARLGYGTLLLSMYHLWQRYPTLRRAAIAQGLLSMAFSAFWSTLAIMLHDTYHLGSAVAGAFGLAGAAGALAAPLAGAIADKSGPSRVTQLGSGIVMLSFAAMFLLPLLSTNAQLVLIVLSAIGFDLGVQATLVSHQSIVFGLEPAARGRLNAVLFTIMFIGMAVGSSLGSIALQSGGWSAVVLVATLAAAASLWVRLRSHHLHN is encoded by the coding sequence ATGTCTGATACTTCGCTTATCGCGTCCTCGCCGAGTGCCAAATCTTTGCCACTTTCGGCCAAAATGATCTTCACCCTAGCCACGGCCGGTGGCCTGTCGGTGGCCTCGATTTATTACAGCCAGCCTATGCTGGGTCTGATGGGTAACGGCGTTGGCGCGTCGGAAGCCAGCATCGGCATGGTGCCGATGTTGACTCAGGCGGGCTACGCGCTGGGGATTTTATTGCTGCTGCCGCTGGGCGATCGTTATGACCGTCGTGCGATTATTCTGCTGAAAAGCCTGTTTTTAACCTTGGCTTTGCTGCTGTGTAGCCTCGTGCCCTCCATTCACGACCTGCTGTTTGCCAGTCTGGTGACCGGGGTTGCGGCCACCATGACGCAGGACATTGTCCCGGCCACGGCGGCGCTGGCTCCAGAGGCCCAGCGAGGGAAAACCGTGGGCACCGTGATGTCCGGCATCTTGATTGGGATTTTGCTATCGAGAGTAGTCAGCGGCTTTGTGGCGGAATATTACGGTTGGCGAGTGATGTACCAACTGGCGGCTTTCAGCATTGCGCTGATTGGCATTGCGCTATGGCGGATCCTGCCGCGCTTCACGCCGGGCGCGCGTCTGGGCTATGGCACCTTGCTGTTATCCATGTACCACCTGTGGCAGCGCTATCCGACACTGCGCCGCGCGGCGATTGCTCAGGGGTTGCTGTCGATGGCGTTCAGCGCCTTTTGGTCCACGCTGGCGATTATGCTGCATGACACTTATCACCTTGGCAGCGCGGTAGCCGGAGCCTTCGGATTAGCCGGAGCAGCAGGCGCATTGGCCGCGCCGCTGGCCGGCGCCATTGCGGATAAATCGGGTCCGTCGCGGGTCACGCAGCTGGGTTCTGGAATTGTGATGCTGTCGTTCGCGGCGATGTTCCTACTGCCGCTGCTGTCGACAAATGCCCAACTGGTGCTGATCGTTCTCAGTGCGATCGGCTTTGACTTGGGCGTACAGGCCACGCTGGTCTCCCACCAAAGTATTGTGTTTGGGCTGGAACCGGCGGCGCGCGGCAGGCTCAACGCCGTGCTGTTCACCATCATGTTTATCGGCATGGCGGTGGGATCTTCGCTGGGCAGTATTGCGCTGCAAAGCGGCGGTTGGTCGGCCGTGGTGCTGGTCGCCACCCTCGCCGCCGCTGCCAGCCTCTGGGTGCGATTGAGAAGCCATCACCTGCACAACTAA
- a CDS encoding ABC transporter ATP-binding protein translates to MIQLENINKTYPGNAQHAIHSLSITINDGEFCTFVGPSGCGKTTTLRMINRLDIPDSGEVYVQGQPLSTADIIQVRRKIGFVMQSPALFPHRTVAENIATVPRLLGWDKRTIARRIDELVALMSLDPFVLKRYPHQLSGGQQSRVSIARALAADPPVLLMDEPFAAIDPVVRDKLQGELLELQGRLRKTIILVTHDINEAIRLGDRIAIFQQGGRLAQFDTPDNILSFPASDFVRDFIGPEPNLKRLGMMRVGDLPHHGVSLLTQDGQPLTGEYPLLGQPRALVLDNKRRPLYWQENGQQVAVQVAEEHHSLRKAYSDLLEVPQGVLVRVAADGTYAGAIDASLLSQALSHHQELHTHD, encoded by the coding sequence ATGATCCAACTCGAAAATATCAATAAGACCTATCCGGGCAACGCCCAGCACGCCATTCACTCGCTGAGTATCACCATTAATGATGGCGAGTTCTGCACCTTTGTCGGTCCCAGCGGCTGTGGCAAAACCACCACGCTGCGCATGATAAATCGTCTGGATATTCCCGACAGCGGCGAGGTCTATGTTCAGGGCCAGCCGCTGTCGACTGCCGATATTATTCAAGTACGGCGCAAAATCGGTTTTGTGATGCAAAGCCCGGCGCTGTTCCCCCATCGCACCGTGGCGGAGAACATTGCCACCGTGCCGCGCCTGCTCGGCTGGGACAAGCGCACTATCGCCCGCCGTATCGACGAGCTGGTGGCGCTGATGTCCCTCGACCCTTTTGTGCTCAAACGCTACCCCCACCAGCTCTCTGGCGGGCAGCAGAGCCGGGTGTCCATCGCCCGCGCGCTGGCCGCCGACCCGCCGGTGCTGTTGATGGATGAGCCTTTCGCCGCCATCGATCCCGTGGTCAGAGATAAGCTGCAAGGCGAGCTGCTAGAGCTTCAGGGGCGACTGCGTAAAACCATTATTCTGGTCACCCATGACATTAATGAAGCCATTCGTTTGGGGGACCGCATTGCCATCTTCCAACAGGGTGGGCGCCTGGCGCAGTTCGACACGCCGGACAATATTCTCTCCTTCCCGGCCAGCGATTTTGTCCGCGATTTCATCGGCCCGGAGCCGAATCTCAAACGCCTCGGCATGATGCGCGTCGGCGACTTGCCGCACCACGGCGTCTCTCTGTTAACCCAGGACGGGCAGCCGTTGACCGGGGAATATCCCCTGCTCGGCCAGCCACGTGCTCTGGTGCTGGATAACAAACGCCGACCACTCTACTGGCAGGAGAATGGCCAGCAAGTTGCGGTACAGGTCGCGGAGGAGCACCACTCATTGCGCAAAGCCTACAGCGATTTGCTGGAGGTGCCGCAGGGCGTGCTGGTGCGCGTGGCGGCCGACGGCACCTACGCCGGAGCCATCGACGCCAGTTTGCTGAGTCAGGCGTTAAGCCATCATCAGGAGCTGCATACCCATGATTGA
- a CDS encoding ABC transporter permease, with translation MIEWQWISDNSAMIGELTLQHLQMVMLSLALGTGITALMLLVSIAWPAVAGPLISVSGVLFTIPSLALFILLLPWTGLSMTTSVIGLTLYSLLILLRNVLAGMQKLPAEVLESARALGYTRFGRFIDIEIFLILPSLFAGLRVASVTLVGLVIVTALIGQGGLGQLMILGFNQNFLTPILVSLLLSLMLSLTLDFAITHLGYRLTGWTR, from the coding sequence ATGATTGAATGGCAGTGGATATCCGATAACTCGGCAATGATTGGCGAACTGACGCTGCAACATCTGCAAATGGTGATGCTCTCTTTGGCGCTCGGCACCGGCATCACCGCGCTCATGCTGCTGGTTTCTATTGCCTGGCCCGCGGTGGCTGGCCCGCTGATTTCAGTCAGCGGCGTGCTGTTTACCATTCCCTCGCTGGCGCTGTTTATCCTGCTGCTGCCGTGGACCGGGCTGTCGATGACCACCTCGGTGATTGGCCTGACCCTCTATTCACTGCTGATCCTGCTGCGTAACGTGCTGGCGGGCATGCAGAAGCTCCCCGCTGAAGTGCTGGAGTCGGCCCGCGCCCTTGGCTACACGCGCTTTGGTCGCTTTATCGACATCGAAATCTTCCTGATCCTGCCTTCTCTGTTTGCCGGGCTGCGCGTGGCCTCGGTGACGCTGGTCGGGCTGGTGATCGTCACCGCGCTGATTGGGCAAGGCGGTCTGGGGCAGCTGATGATCCTCGGCTTCAACCAAAACTTCCTGACGCCCATTCTGGTCAGCCTGTTACTCAGTCTAATGCTGTCGCTGACTCTCGATTTTGCGATAACCCACCTCGGCTATCGCCTGACAGGGTGGACGCGCTGA
- a CDS encoding ABC transporter permease, whose protein sequence is MNIITETWHWFLQADHWSGDLGIWQRFGQHLYYVLVSLVIAVLIAQPLGILFGYWKRGGFLVINLFNIGQAFPSLGIILLCIMLFGFTDVPVFIALVALAIPPMLTNTYVGISNADQTLCDAAKAMGMTPLQSLLQVRIPLAMPLIFAGIRTSLLQLIATAVVAAYAGLDGLGRFLIDGLGQRDFPQVVAGSLVISLLAIICELLMSLVAKRWLHFSVSNAG, encoded by the coding sequence ATGAACATCATTACTGAAACCTGGCACTGGTTCTTGCAGGCTGACCACTGGTCCGGCGATTTGGGTATCTGGCAACGCTTTGGGCAGCACCTCTATTACGTGCTGGTCAGTCTGGTGATTGCCGTGCTGATCGCCCAGCCGCTGGGCATTCTGTTTGGTTACTGGAAGCGCGGCGGTTTTCTGGTTATCAACCTGTTTAACATCGGCCAGGCCTTCCCCTCGCTGGGCATTATTCTGCTGTGCATCATGCTGTTTGGCTTTACCGACGTGCCGGTGTTTATCGCGCTGGTGGCGCTGGCTATTCCGCCGATGCTGACCAACACCTATGTGGGCATCAGCAATGCCGACCAAACCCTGTGCGACGCCGCCAAAGCCATGGGCATGACGCCGTTACAGAGCCTGCTGCAAGTGCGCATCCCGCTGGCGATGCCGCTAATTTTCGCCGGTATTCGCACTTCGCTGTTGCAGCTGATCGCTACGGCGGTGGTCGCCGCCTACGCCGGGCTGGACGGGCTGGGGCGTTTTCTGATCGACGGGCTGGGCCAGCGCGACTTTCCTCAGGTCGTGGCGGGTTCTCTGGTGATTTCACTGCTGGCGATTATCTGCGAGCTGCTGATGTCTCTGGTGGCGAAACGCTGGCTGCACTTTTCGGTTTCAAACGCGGGCTAA
- a CDS encoding ABC transporter substrate-binding protein yields the protein MMIKNWLSATGKGFRLSLLAAGMASAAFAAHAETVTIGGANYSEQTILANIYASALKQQGIEVKTRLNLGNREIIIPALKSGELDVVPEYLGALLNYYHGGSKATTEQEVSDELKQTLPADLQLLNASPASSITAWAVRAETAKKYNLKTLSDLAKVSPELVVGGPPEVATRALGLPGLERVYGIKFKSFKSLDIAGPLSRLALNSRKIDVATIISTQGDLAKENWVVLEDDKHEQPAQNLVPLIHKGAVSPKVEEVLNNVSAHLTTQDIIQLNKQVDVDHKDPAKVAEQWVKDKLAAK from the coding sequence ATGATGATAAAAAATTGGTTGTCCGCAACAGGTAAAGGTTTCCGGCTGAGTCTGTTAGCCGCTGGGATGGCAAGCGCGGCCTTCGCGGCCCACGCCGAGACGGTGACTATCGGCGGCGCCAACTACTCCGAGCAAACCATTCTGGCTAACATCTATGCCAGCGCCCTAAAACAGCAAGGGATTGAGGTGAAAACGCGCCTGAACTTGGGTAACCGCGAAATCATTATTCCGGCGCTGAAATCTGGCGAGCTGGACGTGGTGCCGGAGTATCTCGGCGCGCTGCTCAACTACTACCACGGCGGCAGCAAGGCCACCACCGAGCAGGAAGTTTCTGACGAGCTGAAGCAAACGCTGCCAGCCGACTTGCAGCTGCTCAACGCCTCTCCGGCCAGTTCTATTACGGCTTGGGCGGTGCGCGCGGAAACCGCCAAGAAATACAACCTGAAAACCCTGTCTGATTTGGCCAAAGTCTCCCCTGAGCTGGTGGTCGGCGGCCCGCCAGAAGTCGCCACCCGCGCCCTCGGCCTGCCGGGTCTGGAACGCGTTTATGGCATCAAATTTAAATCTTTCAAATCGCTGGATATCGCCGGGCCTCTGAGCCGTCTGGCGCTTAATTCGCGCAAAATTGACGTGGCGACCATCATCTCCACTCAAGGCGATTTGGCGAAAGAGAACTGGGTGGTGCTGGAAGACGATAAGCACGAGCAACCCGCGCAGAATCTGGTGCCGCTGATCCATAAAGGCGCGGTGTCGCCAAAAGTGGAAGAGGTGCTGAACAACGTTTCTGCGCACCTGACCACCCAAGACATTATCCAACTGAACAAGCAGGTGGACGTGGATCATAAAGATCCGGCCAAGGTCGCCGAGCAGTGGGTTAAAGACAAACTGGCGGCGAAATAG
- a CDS encoding LLM class flavin-dependent oxidoreductase, which produces MSQQTAIFNLFFFNPQGDYRFSWRHPDAPGKEIFTLKYFADLARKAEAATLDNIFIADHVAVWDTVPSGMAHYANPRLEPITLLAALSAVTEHIGLMATASTSYNEPYNLARYFASLDFLSEGRASWNVVTSWLPEEAANYGLEQLPKHDTRYQRAAEFIDVVRKLWDSWQDDAVLIDKQSGYFTDPQKVHQLNHEGEFFRVRGPLNLPRPPQGHPIVVQAGSSESGKQLAAAQADIHFVFMRDIEKGLIYRADMDSRLRENGRDPAHFKILGGVLPVVVNSEEEKQQRQGLIESLMNDQMALDLLSTYLRMDLSVYDPHAPLPPLPDEQDFDGLRTALSIIRGYDKKLTVLELGRLLLQSSDSWLVLGTAEEVADKLTEAFHAGAVDGYNLMFPFLPVDLDNFIEQVAPLLKARGVMKQAYQPGTLREKLGLPPVVNQFAKPQ; this is translated from the coding sequence ATGTCGCAACAAACCGCCATATTCAATCTGTTTTTCTTCAATCCTCAGGGGGATTATCGTTTCTCATGGCGCCACCCCGACGCGCCGGGAAAAGAGATCTTCACGCTGAAATATTTCGCCGATCTGGCTCGCAAAGCCGAGGCGGCGACGCTGGACAACATTTTCATCGCCGACCACGTGGCCGTCTGGGACACCGTGCCAAGCGGCATGGCCCACTACGCCAATCCGCGCCTGGAGCCGATCACCCTGCTCGCCGCGCTCTCGGCCGTCACCGAGCACATTGGCCTGATGGCCACCGCGTCCACCTCCTACAACGAGCCTTACAATCTGGCCCGCTATTTTGCCTCGCTGGACTTTCTCAGCGAGGGCCGCGCCAGCTGGAACGTGGTCACCTCGTGGCTGCCAGAAGAAGCCGCTAACTACGGCTTAGAGCAGCTGCCGAAGCATGACACGCGCTATCAGCGCGCCGCCGAATTTATCGATGTCGTGCGCAAACTCTGGGACTCGTGGCAGGATGACGCGGTGCTGATTGACAAGCAGAGCGGCTATTTCACTGACCCGCAAAAAGTGCATCAGTTGAACCATGAAGGAGAATTCTTCAGGGTGCGCGGCCCGCTCAACCTGCCGCGCCCGCCGCAGGGCCACCCTATTGTGGTACAGGCCGGCTCTTCAGAATCCGGCAAACAGCTGGCCGCTGCGCAGGCTGATATTCACTTTGTGTTTATGCGTGATATCGAAAAGGGGCTGATTTACCGCGCCGACATGGACAGCCGCCTGCGCGAAAACGGCCGCGATCCGGCGCATTTCAAAATCCTCGGCGGCGTGCTGCCGGTGGTGGTCAACAGTGAAGAAGAGAAACAGCAGCGCCAGGGGCTGATCGAATCGCTAATGAACGACCAGATGGCGCTCGACCTGCTCAGCACCTATCTGCGCATGGATCTGAGCGTGTACGATCCTCACGCCCCGCTGCCGCCGTTGCCGGATGAGCAGGACTTCGATGGCCTGCGCACCGCGCTCAGTATCATTCGCGGCTACGACAAGAAGTTGACGGTGCTGGAGCTGGGCCGCCTGCTGCTGCAAAGCTCCGACAGCTGGCTGGTGCTGGGAACTGCCGAAGAGGTGGCAGACAAGCTGACCGAGGCCTTCCACGCCGGTGCCGTCGACGGCTATAACCTGATGTTCCCCTTCCTGCCGGTGGATCTTGACAACTTTATCGAGCAGGTCGCGCCCCTGCTGAAAGCCCGTGGCGTGATGAAACAGGCCTACCAGCCCGGAACCCTGCGTGAAAAGCTGGGACTGCCGCCGGTGGTTAATCAGTTCGCTAAACCTCAGTAA
- a CDS encoding fatty acid desaturase yields the protein MSRRASVYLNEQQREAVQALHRSWLWRTELPTWLLIITIYSGWFVTVAYWQTLGRLPATLLLIWFSTWYMSLQHELLHGHPTRFPRLNQLFGLLPFSIWYPYGTYRDLHLKHHFDEDLTVPETDPESYYFTERRWHHFNGLQRQLVRLRNTFPGRLLLTPLLTMRFTFVNIWHSFRYRRPASMAMWSVHLLLLIPVLGWLVKHDFGVIYYLLAVTWPMLAMTKVRSFFEHRAAEDPEARTVINEAGWFWRLLFLNLNYHSVHHDLPRVPWYGLPQVYRANKADYLARNQGFLVNGYGELMREHLIKPIKVEINTYFPHGRVEQQEQAQEE from the coding sequence ATGAGTAGAAGGGCATCGGTTTATTTAAATGAGCAGCAGCGCGAGGCGGTGCAGGCGCTGCATCGCAGCTGGTTGTGGCGCACGGAGCTGCCAACCTGGCTGCTGATCATCACCATTTATAGCGGCTGGTTTGTTACCGTGGCCTACTGGCAGACACTGGGGCGGCTACCCGCGACCCTGCTGCTTATCTGGTTCAGCACTTGGTATATGTCTCTACAGCACGAGCTGCTGCACGGCCATCCGACCCGTTTCCCCCGGCTTAACCAGCTGTTCGGCCTGCTGCCATTTTCCATCTGGTATCCTTACGGCACCTATCGCGACCTGCACCTTAAGCACCATTTTGATGAAGATCTCACCGTGCCGGAAACCGACCCCGAGAGTTACTATTTTACCGAGCGCCGATGGCACCATTTTAACGGCCTACAGCGCCAGCTGGTGCGACTGCGCAATACCTTTCCGGGGCGACTGCTGTTAACGCCGTTGCTAACCATGCGTTTTACCTTCGTCAATATTTGGCACTCTTTTCGCTATCGCCGCCCGGCATCGATGGCGATGTGGTCGGTGCATCTGCTGTTACTGATTCCGGTGCTGGGCTGGCTGGTGAAGCACGACTTTGGGGTGATCTACTATCTGCTGGCAGTGACCTGGCCGATGCTGGCGATGACCAAGGTGCGATCTTTCTTCGAGCACCGCGCGGCGGAGGATCCCGAAGCCCGCACGGTGATCAACGAGGCGGGCTGGTTTTGGCGGCTGCTGTTCCTTAATCTCAACTACCACTCGGTGCATCACGACCTGCCGCGCGTGCCGTGGTACGGCTTGCCGCAGGTCTACCGCGCCAATAAAGCTGACTATCTGGCGCGCAATCAGGGTTTTCTGGTCAACGGCTATGGCGAGCTGATGCGTGAACACCTGATTAAACCCATCAAGGTGGAAATCAATACCTATTTCCCTCATGGACGGGTTGAGCAGCAGGAACAGGCGCAGGAGGAGTGA